One genomic region from Solwaraspora sp. WMMD792 encodes:
- a CDS encoding DUF4180 domain-containing protein, with protein sequence MADEIVELAGVPVLVCAADGPTIAGEQDALDVIGQTFAGAEIVAIPVARLDERFFALRSGLAGSIMQKFVNYRLRLVVVGDITGHTAGSTALRDLVVESNRGNQVWFVDDLDTLAARLS encoded by the coding sequence ATGGCTGACGAGATCGTCGAACTGGCCGGCGTACCGGTGCTGGTCTGCGCCGCCGACGGGCCGACAATCGCTGGCGAGCAGGACGCGCTGGACGTGATCGGCCAGACGTTCGCCGGTGCCGAGATCGTCGCGATCCCGGTCGCGCGGCTGGACGAACGCTTCTTCGCGCTGCGCAGCGGGCTGGCCGGCAGCATCATGCAGAAGTTCGTCAACTACCGGCTGCGGTTGGTCGTGGTCGGCGACATCACCGGCCACACCGCCGGCAGTACGGCATTGCGTGACCTGGTCGTCGAGTCGAACCGGGGCAACCAGGTCTGGTTCGTCGACGACCTCGACACCCTCGCCGCCCGCCTCAGCTGA
- a CDS encoding helix-turn-helix domain-containing protein: protein MEEVAEQLDLHVRTVRSYIRDGRLPAVRIGKQYRIAPADLDAFTGRPAGSAGSAEPADPVVEVSAVVDIDGLTSADADRLSTLLVAGAQGGSRASAAPPLRLQTGYDPARDRLKIVVFGGPDAVAEILSTIDAVTRPGSGLFRTDNGEGVRGDG, encoded by the coding sequence GTGGAGGAAGTCGCAGAGCAGCTTGACCTGCATGTGCGTACGGTGCGTAGTTACATCCGGGACGGACGGCTGCCGGCCGTACGGATCGGCAAGCAGTACCGGATCGCACCGGCCGACCTCGACGCGTTCACCGGCCGTCCGGCCGGGTCCGCAGGCTCCGCCGAGCCGGCCGACCCGGTGGTCGAGGTCTCCGCGGTGGTCGACATCGACGGCTTGACGTCCGCCGACGCCGACCGGTTGAGCACCCTGCTGGTCGCCGGCGCGCAGGGCGGCAGCCGAGCGTCGGCCGCGCCGCCGCTGCGGCTGCAGACCGGGTACGACCCGGCGCGAGACCGGCTGAAGATCGTGGTCTTCGGTGGCCCGGACGCGGTCGCGGAGATCCTGTCCACCATCGACGCGGTGACGCGTCCGGGCAGCGGATTGTTCCGGACGGACAACGGAGAGGGGGTACGCGGCGATGGCTGA
- a CDS encoding VWA domain-containing protein: MTDSMINYHENRRQVLYWRLLARLFDGQEQAALERTSMAVVDELGLPAALLDPAVAIDTVVQRFPELADELPGLLVPPAEGESTGEQPAVGESTGEQPAAGESTGESPAAGESTGESPAEDGSAGDKAAGESSVQVGADEVRRAALASKLLLNVFATGSGDVSAGQLAGWQSDAGWYQQACGATPGRRDGVLGAIEADLVRRMRLREVLADPALARQLTPSMSLIEQLLRDKSNLSGVALANAKALIRRFVDEVAEVLKTQVQQTSVGTIDRSVPPKRVFRNLDLNRTIWKNLPNWSPQDERLYVDRLYYKQTAKRTTPARMIVVVDQSGSMVDAMVNCTILASIFAGLPKVDVHLVAYDTRALDLTPWVHDPFEVLLRTQLGGGTDGMAALELARPKIADPRNTVLVWISDFYEWKSQEVFDGLQAVHRSGARLIPVGSVSSGGQQSVNPWFRQRLKDQGTPVLSGHVRKLVVELKNFLT; the protein is encoded by the coding sequence ATGACCGATTCGATGATCAACTATCACGAGAACCGGCGCCAGGTGCTCTACTGGCGGCTGCTGGCCCGGCTGTTCGACGGGCAGGAGCAGGCCGCGCTGGAACGCACCAGCATGGCGGTGGTCGACGAGCTGGGGCTGCCGGCCGCGCTGCTCGACCCGGCGGTCGCCATCGACACCGTCGTGCAGCGTTTCCCGGAGCTGGCCGACGAGCTGCCCGGCCTGCTCGTGCCGCCGGCTGAGGGCGAGAGCACCGGCGAGCAGCCGGCTGTGGGCGAGAGCACCGGCGAGCAGCCGGCTGCGGGCGAGAGCACCGGCGAGTCGCCGGCTGCGGGCGAGAGCACCGGCGAGTCGCCGGCCGAGGACGGCTCGGCAGGCGACAAGGCCGCCGGGGAGTCGTCGGTGCAGGTCGGGGCCGACGAGGTACGCCGGGCGGCGCTGGCGTCGAAGCTGCTGCTCAACGTCTTCGCCACCGGCAGCGGTGACGTCTCCGCCGGTCAGCTGGCCGGCTGGCAGTCCGACGCCGGGTGGTACCAGCAGGCCTGCGGGGCCACACCGGGCCGCCGCGACGGGGTGCTCGGCGCCATCGAGGCCGACCTGGTACGCCGGATGCGGCTGCGCGAGGTGCTGGCCGATCCGGCGCTGGCCCGCCAGCTCACCCCGAGCATGTCGCTGATCGAGCAGCTGCTGCGGGACAAGTCGAACCTGTCCGGGGTGGCGCTGGCCAACGCCAAGGCGTTGATCCGCCGGTTCGTCGACGAGGTCGCCGAGGTGCTCAAGACCCAGGTGCAGCAGACCAGCGTCGGCACCATCGACCGGTCGGTCCCGCCGAAGCGGGTGTTCCGCAACCTCGACCTGAACCGCACCATCTGGAAGAACCTGCCGAACTGGAGTCCGCAGGACGAGCGGCTCTACGTCGACCGGCTGTACTACAAGCAGACCGCGAAGCGGACCACCCCGGCCCGCATGATCGTCGTCGTCGACCAGTCCGGCTCGATGGTCGACGCGATGGTCAACTGCACCATCCTGGCGTCGATCTTCGCCGGATTGCCCAAGGTGGACGTACACCTGGTCGCCTACGACACCCGGGCGCTGGACCTGACGCCGTGGGTGCACGACCCGTTTGAGGTGCTGCTGCGCACCCAGCTGGGCGGCGGCACCGACGGCATGGCCGCGTTGGAGCTGGCCCGGCCGAAGATCGCCGACCCGCGCAACACCGTGCTGGTGTGGATCTCCGACTTCTACGAGTGGAAGTCGCAGGAGGTCTTCGACGGGCTGCAGGCGGTGCACCGCAGCGGCGCCCGGCTGATCCCGGTCGGCTCGGTCTCCAGCGGCGGCCAGCAGAGCGTCAACCCGTGGTTCCGACAACGGCTCAAGGACCAGGGCACCCCGGTGCTGTCCGGGCACGTCCGCAAGCTCGTCGTCGAGCTCAAGAACTTCCTCACCTGA